From the genome of Hymenobacter cellulosilyticus, one region includes:
- a CDS encoding ATP-binding protein, translated as MDSLLTQAFSLASSIEKRLNALQSGKGASDREVDPEQLKASLAEIITSGSDDTYSDPDGNVISDITDKLLFKSRETAALIGWFDPDSLFSASVQSSTKQAVLNRLATFCLTEIQGDKVKWLLKHNQRKKILAEFVRHDLLPSKLRQRHPRTDRFGKMLRRLLQHGANLNLEKNSREDMLALASAMEATASIGISQPDVTGINHLRRNNKFLAEYRVLLKNGFYGRAPELKRLRAFLSSERNGRSIIPPRSLVLTGIGGAGKSTLLAKFALQVLTDRKATIVVLDFDRPGVDYRDLYWLEKEIVRQIGEQAPGLSARTDQIIQDARERNTDGAVRQFFTSYESVLSYEISELLKSSSAGDRPLLLVLDTFEEVVHSVGVDPIYSWLAQLTRVLHPVVLKVIFSGRLPESFIKRYHQHQGDVIFVDELEPGVAEKVLRKHNVSPMLAKRIVESKHFPRRPLELKLLASIASNSEDDTVFDLEKEVLRGGKAAKDLFAGIVYRRVLLRISDERARALAYPGLILRYVTADLIRDVVIPTLQSFSLHDVRMLQVLSSLDSTEAIEQALTTLCSYTWLVSRDERGRVWHQKDLRNTMLKAISGQEQEKADAVHMRAMDFFNSRRSREEWSEGMYHQLMLCRTPHDGGAIELADVKESLPYISAALSDLPKAAATLVRFVIDSHVPDEDVRLLPDRYLPKAYNNTGLRLLNDREFGRALDLLQRGIDTKIAFSAGKGSAFSLQWEWETLFVTARWGELRGRISGVDRKRSDMHSGRSSVSSVYFNLIIAPPAYY; from the coding sequence ATGGACTCGTTACTAACACAGGCCTTTTCATTGGCAAGCAGCATTGAAAAACGGCTGAACGCCCTGCAAAGTGGAAAAGGGGCTTCGGACAGAGAGGTGGATCCTGAGCAATTAAAGGCGTCATTGGCGGAAATTATAACATCCGGATCAGATGATACATATAGTGATCCCGATGGTAATGTCATTTCTGACATAACGGATAAGCTGCTTTTCAAATCCCGGGAGACAGCTGCGCTAATTGGCTGGTTCGACCCTGATTCACTGTTTTCAGCTTCCGTGCAGAGCAGTACAAAGCAGGCTGTATTAAACAGACTTGCGACATTCTGCCTGACAGAGATTCAGGGTGATAAAGTTAAATGGCTGTTAAAACACAACCAGCGTAAGAAAATCCTTGCAGAATTTGTAAGGCATGACTTACTGCCGAGTAAGCTCAGGCAACGACATCCTCGGACAGACAGGTTCGGAAAAATGCTGCGCCGCCTGTTGCAACACGGAGCTAATCTTAATCTTGAAAAGAACTCCAGGGAGGACATGCTTGCTCTTGCCTCCGCAATGGAGGCCACGGCATCCATTGGGATATCCCAGCCGGATGTTACAGGCATAAATCATTTACGCCGAAATAATAAGTTCCTGGCCGAATACCGGGTCCTGCTGAAAAATGGCTTTTATGGAAGAGCACCGGAGCTTAAACGGTTACGAGCCTTCCTGTCCTCTGAACGGAATGGTCGAAGCATTATCCCACCGCGAAGCCTGGTGCTGACCGGGATCGGAGGAGCAGGCAAATCCACTCTTCTGGCAAAGTTTGCGCTTCAGGTTCTGACGGACCGGAAAGCTACCATAGTTGTCCTCGATTTTGACAGACCGGGAGTAGATTACCGAGATTTATACTGGCTTGAGAAGGAAATTGTTAGACAGATCGGGGAACAGGCTCCTGGCTTAAGCGCCCGAACAGATCAGATTATCCAGGATGCCCGTGAACGCAATACTGATGGGGCTGTAAGGCAGTTCTTTACTTCCTATGAGAGTGTACTGTCCTATGAGATCAGCGAACTGCTAAAAAGCTCATCGGCGGGAGACCGTCCGTTGCTGCTGGTGCTTGATACGTTTGAGGAGGTGGTACACAGCGTTGGGGTAGACCCTATATATTCCTGGCTGGCACAACTCACCCGGGTACTCCATCCGGTTGTCCTGAAGGTGATTTTTTCAGGGCGACTGCCGGAATCGTTTATTAAAAGGTATCATCAACATCAGGGAGATGTCATTTTTGTTGATGAACTGGAACCAGGGGTAGCAGAAAAAGTGCTGCGTAAGCACAACGTTTCGCCCATGTTGGCGAAACGGATTGTTGAGTCAAAGCATTTCCCCCGCAGACCGCTGGAACTTAAACTGCTGGCTTCAATTGCATCAAATTCGGAGGACGACACGGTTTTTGATCTCGAAAAAGAGGTTCTGCGGGGCGGGAAAGCAGCCAAGGACCTTTTTGCAGGTATTGTCTACAGGCGCGTGCTACTGCGAATCAGTGATGAAAGGGCTCGGGCCCTTGCGTATCCTGGGCTTATACTCCGCTACGTAACGGCGGATTTGATTCGGGACGTCGTGATTCCAACGCTGCAGAGTTTTTCCCTCCATGATGTCAGAATGCTTCAGGTGCTTAGCTCACTTGATTCAACGGAAGCGATTGAACAAGCCCTGACCACACTCTGCTCTTACACTTGGCTGGTGAGCAGAGATGAAAGGGGAAGAGTGTGGCATCAGAAGGACCTAAGAAACACCATGCTTAAGGCAATTTCCGGACAGGAGCAGGAAAAAGCTGATGCCGTTCACATGCGGGCCATGGACTTTTTCAATAGCAGACGCTCTAGAGAGGAGTGGTCTGAAGGCATGTATCATCAGCTGATGTTGTGCCGTACTCCCCATGATGGCGGGGCAATAGAGCTGGCAGATGTAAAAGAGTCGCTACCATATATATCCGCCGCTTTAAGTGATCTGCCGAAGGCGGCAGCCACTTTGGTTCGGTTTGTCATTGATAGTCATGTTCCTGATGAAGATGTAAGACTGCTACCGGATAGGTATCTGCCTAAGGCCTACAACAATACAGGTCTACGACTTCTTAATGACCGCGAGTTCGGCAGGGCTCTGGACCTGCTACAGAGGGGAATTGATACCAAAATAGCTTTCTCAGCCGGGAAAGGCTCTGCGTTTTCCCTTCAATGGGAGTGGGAGACTCTTTTCGTTACCGCCCGGTGGGGCGAACTGCGGGGGCGGATCAGTGGGGTGGACCGGAAACGCAGCGATATGCATTCCGGGCGCTCTTCGGTCAGTTCTGTTTATTTCAATTTAATTATTGCCCCTCCCGCTTATTATTAG
- a CDS encoding trypsin-like serine peptidase, whose translation MHPNVSYPSSSASDLSLSAHYRKMMKAGGQLLEHLENNDPDLSNGGIRERLSTVRAELDRIIKEQLGGKADLHSLADRIFKDGDTALRMIRDQDEAGLRQHTRLLSALETIVRTDGSRPSFMIQNGSVNISSSPVGGWKNSIVASADLLFNAGACVGRIDVPFTVQGFAGTGFLIAENLIVTNRHVLQGIALEKPDGTWKLQAGVRIDFGHEFRGVDSVNPRDLARVVFSGKRPIDLGASKLDHSRLDLALIELAPSSQSAGPRMYLSLDQAPDWAMPDTAVYTIGYPGAPNLLNTPFPPSLFEQIFQSTYGCKRLAPGMVLAGAPSSPAWTHAHDATTLGVTLGR comes from the coding sequence ATGCATCCCAACGTAAGCTATCCCTCTTCCAGCGCATCCGATCTGAGCCTTTCCGCACATTACAGGAAAATGATGAAGGCTGGAGGGCAACTGCTCGAGCACCTCGAAAATAACGACCCTGATCTGTCAAACGGAGGTATTCGGGAAAGGCTTAGTACGGTCAGGGCGGAGTTGGATCGTATAATAAAGGAGCAACTGGGTGGGAAAGCTGACCTTCATTCACTGGCTGACCGGATTTTTAAGGATGGGGACACAGCCCTGCGTATGATTCGTGATCAGGACGAGGCCGGCCTGCGGCAGCATACCCGGCTGCTGTCGGCCCTGGAAACGATTGTGCGCACTGATGGCTCCAGACCTTCCTTTATGATTCAGAACGGCTCGGTAAACATCAGTAGCAGCCCGGTGGGCGGCTGGAAAAATAGTATTGTGGCGAGCGCCGACCTGTTGTTTAATGCAGGTGCCTGTGTCGGACGTATAGACGTGCCCTTTACGGTTCAGGGCTTTGCGGGCACGGGCTTTCTGATTGCGGAAAACCTGATTGTGACTAATCGCCACGTTCTGCAGGGGATTGCTTTGGAAAAGCCCGACGGAACGTGGAAACTGCAGGCAGGTGTACGGATAGATTTCGGTCATGAGTTTCGTGGGGTGGATTCTGTTAACCCCAGGGATCTAGCCCGGGTGGTTTTCAGCGGGAAGCGACCCATAGATCTGGGAGCATCAAAGCTTGACCACTCCAGGCTGGACTTGGCGCTCATTGAACTGGCACCAAGCAGTCAGTCAGCAGGACCCCGCATGTATCTTTCCCTTGACCAGGCTCCCGACTGGGCAATGCCGGATACAGCGGTCTATACCATCGGTTACCCAGGTGCTCCTAATCTTTTGAATACGCCCTTCCCTCCCTCGTTGTTTGAGCAGATCTTTCAATCCACGTACGGGTGCAAACGGCTAGCGCCCGGAATGGTGCTGGCGGGGGCACCTAGCAGCCCTGCGTGGACTCATGCCCACGACGCAACCACCCTGGGGGTAACTCTGGGTCGGTAA
- a CDS encoding DNA/RNA non-specific endonuclease translates to MGDELYHGNSLDRGHMVRREDPVWGPFAKQANADTFHFTNSCPQMASVNQKTWVGLENHILKMAKADGMRINVYTGPFFSDADVDYRGPKYRWPSGR, encoded by the coding sequence ATGGGAGATGAATTATATCATGGGAATTCGCTTGACCGAGGACACATGGTCCGGCGGGAAGATCCGGTGTGGGGCCCCTTCGCGAAGCAGGCTAACGCCGACACCTTCCACTTTACCAACAGCTGTCCTCAAATGGCAAGCGTTAATCAGAAAACCTGGGTTGGCCTTGAGAATCACATTCTGAAAATGGCGAAAGCGGACGGCATGAGGATAAATGTATATACGGGGCCGTTTTTCAGCGACGCTGATGTAGATTACAGAGGGCCAAAATACCGCTGGCCTTCTGGAAGGTAG
- a CDS encoding HipA domain-containing protein, giving the protein MTARPPASGCTSLQHDPVGYQDGASYLELAGLLMQQGAQVAEDLTELWRRIVFNICVSNTDDHLRNHGFLLTPRAGASHQRST; this is encoded by the coding sequence TTGACCGCACGGCCGCCGGCGAGCGGCTGCACTTCGCTTCAGCATGACCCTGTTGGCTACCAAGACGGGGCCAGCTACCTGGAGTTGGCGGGCTTGCTCATGCAGCAGGGCGCCCAGGTGGCCGAAGACCTGACTGAGCTCTGGCGGCGCATCGTGTTCAACATCTGCGTCTCGAACACCGACGACCACCTGCGCAACCACGGCTTTCTGCTCACGCCCAGGGCTGGCGCCTCTCACCAGCGTTCGACCTGA